The region AGGCAATCACCAGGCCGTGCGTCTCGGCGACCGCATTCATGCCGGTTCCTGCCGCAAAGTCTTCGGGATCCTGCTTGCAGCCATGAAGCATGATAACAAGGCCGCGCGGCCGATCGGGTGCGGACGCGGGAACGTAGAGCCTGTAGCTTCGCGAGCCCGCGGGGCAGGTGAAGGATCGCGCCAGGAACTGTGCCCCATCCGGCACGAAGGGCTGGGGGACCTGTTTGGCGGTTCCCGGCAGGCCGACGCCGTGTAGCTGCCCGAGAACGCCGGACGCCAACCGACTCTCGCGCAAGATCCGTACCGTTTCTCCCAAGGATTTCCGCAACCTTCGCGACGCGGTGCCATCGCCAACCTTTTCGGCGGACTCTTCAGCCTCAGGCTTTGCCGATGGCTCGATGACCTCCGCATCCGGATCGACCGGAAAGGGGGTGGAACGCTGAATTGGCGGCGGTGGTGTGATGTCCGGATTTGTCGAGGTGCGAGTATCGGAGGCCGGGCGGCCGGCCAGTGCATCCTGGATCACGCGTGTCGCCTCGGCGAGGTTCAGGGCGCGCGTGGACCGTACGGCACGGCGCATGGCCGTGGCAAAATCGTCATTCATGGACTTGTCCTTGTTGGTCAGGCCGCAGTTCTATCGGATACGTTCGGCCAGCGCTGATTTCAGCTCGGTGCTGGCCTGGAGCGCGCCGAGCACGGTGATGGATTCAATTGTCGCCAGAGCAAGTTCCGGTGTGACGTCGGGTGCGATGCGGGCAAGCCCGACCACCTTGATGTGAAGTCTTTCGCCGGCCGCCTTCAGCGATTCCAGATCGGCTCTGCTGTAGTCGCGCAAACCCAACTCGAGCGTGTGCCGAACGATCGACTGCTTGACGGCCTCGGCCTCGGCTGCAAGCTGGTTGCGGATCGCTGTTCGGATGAAGTCGGTGCGATTGGAATAGAATCCTTCCTGCACGAGAAGGTCGATGCGACCAAGATCGACGTAGCCGAGGTTGATGGTGATTTTCTCAGAATCGCCACCCTTCTCGCGGAGCTTGTGAATATTATCGGCCATCGGCATTCTCCATCCGTGTGGATGGTATATGGATGGCAAAGGCGCAGTTTTCAAGAGGGGTGCCAACGTTGCTGTCGCTTGGCAGTTAAATGTGAGAATGCGGCTGTTTCAGCCAGGTTGGCATTTAAATATGAGAATCCGAGCAGCAAGGTTCTCATGTGTGGAGCGGCCGTTTGTTGCAAGAGAGAAAATCTGTGATGCCGCTCTGGTCGGGTGCAAGCCATGTGTCCGGCCTTCGCAAGGCGGCGCATATGGCCGCAGGCCCTGATGAAGTCCGCGGATCGGGTTCCAATCAAATTAGCGCGCTCGATGCGCCTTGAGAATCTCGGATTTGTCCAATCCCCGGTTCGACCGGTTTGCCATCACATCTCATCAGCCCTCGCTACCTACCGTCCAGCGTTCCTATTCGAGTTTGCTAAACGGAAGATTCGATTATGCAGCACCAACGTGAGCGGTATAGGCTTGGTTGCGCGCCAGCAATGCCCAGGCAATACGCGCTGTCTTGTTGGCCAGGGCCACCGAGACCAGCCGGGCCGGCTTGCGGGTGAGCAGCTTGGCCGCCCAATTTTTGCTGGCACTGTCCTGCCGTGCTCGACGGATCACCGCCGTGGCGCCGATAACAAGCAGGCGCCGAATATAGCTATCGCCCTGTTTGCTGATGCCGACAAGTTTCTCCTTGCCGCCACTGCTATGCGAGCGCGGCGTTAGACCAAGCCACGCCGCGAAGGAGCGGCCCGAGGAAAACAGTGTTGCATCTGGTGCCGCCGCCACAATAGCGCTTGCCGTGATCGGCCCGATGCCGGGGATGACAGCCAGCCGCCGGCTTGCCGCATTATTCCGATGCCAGGCTAAAATCTGCGTTTCGATCTTGTCGATTTCGCTGGCCACGATGCGCATTTGTTTGATC is a window of Sinorhizobium numidicum DNA encoding:
- a CDS encoding CopG family transcriptional regulator; amino-acid sequence: MADNIHKLREKGGDSEKITINLGYVDLGRIDLLVQEGFYSNRTDFIRTAIRNQLAAEAEAVKQSIVRHTLELGLRDYSRADLESLKAAGERLHIKVVGLARIAPDVTPELALATIESITVLGALQASTELKSALAERIR